In one Winogradskyella sp. MH6 genomic region, the following are encoded:
- a CDS encoding aspartate kinase, whose amino-acid sequence MTTIHLAIFGIGNVGSTLINQIQNIKSKLLTEQGLDIQIPVITNSTLVFFSNDINGQWEVDFENFSEPYNVEDIIRHFKALNVENAIAVDATASADFVEHYETLIENGFHVVSANKVANTLSYDYYEYLRALLKENNKKFLYETNVGAGLPIIETIKNLHQSGEKVEKIKGVFSGSLSYIFNQFSEGSLPFDQVLNDAVSQGLTEPDPREDLSGKDVARKLLILARELGSNAELNDVKIESLVPKQLNGTTTLQEFKQRSHELNSIFETNRSQQKEASVLRYVGQLDVLNNVLEVKLISEPKASPLGQLKGSDAIFEIYTESYSSQPLVIQGAGAGAQVTARGVFGDILRLSNTLIKKNA is encoded by the coding sequence ATGACAACGATACATCTTGCCATATTCGGAATTGGTAATGTAGGTTCTACGTTAATAAATCAAATTCAGAATATCAAGTCAAAATTACTAACCGAACAAGGATTAGATATACAAATACCAGTTATTACAAACTCGACTTTAGTATTTTTTTCAAATGATATTAATGGGCAATGGGAAGTAGATTTTGAAAATTTTTCCGAACCTTACAATGTAGAAGATATTATTCGTCATTTTAAAGCATTAAATGTAGAAAATGCTATTGCTGTAGATGCAACTGCTAGTGCCGATTTTGTAGAACATTACGAGACATTAATAGAAAACGGGTTTCATGTTGTCTCTGCCAACAAGGTGGCTAACACGCTGAGTTATGACTATTATGAATATTTAAGAGCGCTTTTAAAAGAAAACAACAAAAAGTTTCTTTACGAAACCAATGTTGGCGCAGGCTTACCAATTATTGAAACCATAAAAAACTTACATCAGTCTGGTGAAAAGGTTGAAAAAATAAAAGGTGTGTTCTCAGGCTCATTAAGCTACATTTTTAATCAGTTTTCAGAAGGATCTTTGCCATTTGACCAAGTGTTAAATGATGCGGTAAGTCAAGGTTTAACAGAGCCAGATCCTAGGGAGGATTTATCAGGAAAAGATGTTGCCAGAAAATTACTGATTTTAGCTAGAGAACTCGGTTCTAATGCAGAATTAAATGATGTAAAAATTGAATCTCTAGTGCCAAAACAGCTGAATGGGACTACAACATTACAAGAGTTTAAACAACGTTCACACGAGTTAAATAGCATTTTTGAAACTAATAGATCTCAGCAAAAAGAAGCATCTGTGTTGCGTTATGTTGGTCAATTAGATGTTTTGAATAATGTTTTAGAAGTAAAATTAATATCAGAACCAAAAGCTTCACCTTTAGGACAGTTAAAAGGATCTGACGCTATTTTTGAGATTTACACAGAATCATACAGCTCGCAACCTTTAGTTATACAAGGTGCTGGAGCAGGAGCTCAAGTAACAGCTCGTGGTGTTTTTGGCGATATCTTACGCCTTTCTAATACTTTAATTAAGAAAAATGCATAA
- a CDS encoding alpha/beta fold hydrolase: protein MSVLKFIELDHFELCSGRNISLRLSYQLFGKPLGNNPIVLVNHALTGNSQVTGENGWWNDVVGRGKVIDTEIYTVLAFNCPGNGYGGIEESFLKYYKEFTARDIARIFSEGLNRLNISALYAIVGASVGGGITWELAALRPNLAEYVIPIATDWKSTDWVIGNCFIQDEILNHSSQPLFDARLHAMTFYRTPESFASKFKREKQRKDAFKIETWLEHHGEKLEERFELSAYKMMNQILKTIDITQGRGTFTEVAKHIASHIHIITINSDLLFKSDENWNTFVELKSAKENVTIGELKSNDGHDAFLIEYQQLIKLLKPVFNLKLKKHDNDTSCHIRNW from the coding sequence ATGAGTGTTCTCAAATTTATAGAACTAGATCATTTTGAGTTGTGCAGTGGCAGAAACATTAGCCTTAGATTGTCGTATCAGTTATTTGGAAAGCCATTAGGAAACAATCCAATAGTATTGGTAAATCATGCCTTAACAGGAAATTCGCAAGTTACAGGTGAAAATGGTTGGTGGAATGATGTTGTCGGTAGGGGTAAGGTTATAGATACTGAAATCTATACGGTTTTAGCGTTTAACTGCCCAGGAAATGGTTATGGTGGTATAGAAGAGTCTTTTTTAAAGTATTATAAAGAGTTTACAGCAAGAGATATTGCGCGTATTTTTTCTGAAGGATTAAATCGTTTAAATATTAGTGCTTTATATGCTATCGTTGGCGCATCTGTTGGAGGTGGTATTACTTGGGAGTTGGCAGCATTACGACCAAATTTGGCAGAATATGTAATACCAATAGCTACAGACTGGAAATCTACAGACTGGGTAATTGGTAATTGTTTTATTCAAGATGAAATTTTAAATCATTCCTCTCAACCTTTGTTTGATGCCAGATTGCATGCTATGACGTTTTACAGAACGCCAGAATCTTTTGCTTCAAAATTCAAAAGAGAAAAACAACGAAAAGATGCTTTTAAAATTGAAACTTGGTTAGAGCATCATGGAGAAAAACTAGAAGAAAGATTTGAGTTGTCAGCTTACAAAATGATGAATCAAATTTTAAAAACTATTGATATTACACAAGGTAGAGGCACGTTTACCGAAGTGGCAAAACATATTGCTTCTCACATTCATATTATAACAATTAATTCAGATTTACTATTTAAATCAGATGAAAACTGGAACACGTTTGTAGAGCTAAAATCCGCAAAAGAAAACGTTACTATAGGTGAACTAAAATCTAATGATGGCCACGATGCTTTTTTAATAGAGTATCAGCAACTTATTAAGCTATTAAAACCAGTTTTTAATTTAAAATTAAAAAAGCATGACAACGATACATCTTGCCATATTCGGAATTGGTAA
- a CDS encoding O-acetylhomoserine aminocarboxypropyltransferase/cysteine synthase family protein has translation MSTQKFATKALHAGHDVKNNGGTRAVPIYQTTSYVFDDADDAAGRFNLSVPGFIYTRLNNPTNDILEQRLADLEGGIGAVATASGTAAISTTLLTLLRAGDHIVASSSLYGGTYNLLSVTLPRHGITTTFVDPSNPENFKNATQENTRVFFVESLGNPKLDVLDIEAISNEAKAFKVPLIVDNTVATPYLLNPIEYGANIVIHSLTKYINGNGTSLGGVIIDAGTFDWTNGKFPEFTEPSPGYHGLVYSEALGSSAFIAKIRVEGLRDYGGALSPFNAFQIIQGLETLELRIKKHSENALQLAKWLQEQPEVTWVNYPGLETSKYKVLAKKYLPKGQSGIVTFGVDGGYDAAKIVADKTKLFSLLANIGDTKSLIIHPASTTHQQLSDEAQESTGVTKDLIRLSVGLENIEDLKADLKEAFQLVKTPQLV, from the coding sequence ATGAGTACCCAAAAATTTGCAACAAAAGCGTTGCACGCAGGACACGATGTAAAAAACAATGGCGGAACTAGAGCAGTTCCTATTTACCAAACCACTTCGTATGTATTTGATGATGCTGATGATGCAGCAGGACGTTTTAATCTTTCTGTTCCAGGGTTTATTTATACAAGATTAAATAATCCTACAAACGATATTTTAGAGCAGCGACTTGCTGATCTTGAAGGAGGTATTGGTGCAGTAGCTACAGCATCTGGTACAGCAGCAATTTCAACGACGCTACTAACCTTGTTAAGAGCTGGAGATCACATTGTAGCGTCGAGTAGCTTGTATGGAGGAACGTATAATCTGTTGAGCGTAACTCTGCCAAGACATGGTATAACAACTACATTCGTAGATCCTTCAAATCCGGAAAACTTTAAAAATGCTACTCAAGAAAATACCAGAGTATTTTTTGTTGAGTCTCTTGGAAATCCAAAGTTAGACGTTTTAGATATTGAAGCAATTTCTAATGAAGCCAAAGCATTCAAGGTGCCATTAATTGTAGATAATACAGTTGCTACGCCTTATTTATTAAACCCAATTGAATATGGTGCTAATATTGTAATTCACTCGCTAACAAAGTACATCAACGGCAACGGAACTTCTCTTGGTGGTGTAATTATAGATGCAGGTACATTTGATTGGACTAACGGAAAATTCCCTGAATTTACGGAGCCTTCACCTGGTTACCACGGCTTAGTATATAGTGAAGCTCTTGGGTCATCAGCCTTTATTGCAAAGATTAGAGTCGAAGGTTTAAGAGACTATGGTGGTGCATTAAGTCCTTTTAATGCATTTCAAATCATTCAAGGGTTAGAAACTTTGGAATTACGTATAAAAAAGCATAGTGAAAATGCACTTCAGCTTGCAAAATGGCTACAAGAACAACCGGAAGTTACATGGGTAAATTATCCTGGTTTAGAAACTAGTAAATACAAAGTTCTGGCAAAAAAATACTTACCAAAAGGACAAAGTGGTATTGTAACTTTTGGAGTTGATGGTGGCTATGATGCTGCAAAAATTGTGGCAGATAAAACAAAATTATTTTCATTATTAGCAAATATTGGAGATACAAAATCACTAATAATTCATCCTGCAAGCACAACGCATCAGCAATTAAGCGATGAGGCACAAGAAAGCACAGGAGTTACAAAAGACCTTATAAGATTATCAGTTGGTCTTGAAAATATAGAAGACCTAAAAGCCGACTTAAAGGAAGCTTTTCAATTGGTAAAAACCCCACAATTAGTTTAA
- a CDS encoding trans-sulfuration enzyme family protein, which yields MHNKTRAKNHIETEAIRTQIERTQFLEHSNPLYLTSSYIFEDAEDMRASFADEKERNIYSRYSNPNSSEFVEKICQMEGAERGYAFATVMSAVFSTFAALLDSGDHIVSCQSIFGSTQTLFNNILPKWNISTSYFRINEIERIESLIQPNTKILYAESPTNPAVDILDLELLGDIAKKHNLIFIVDNCFATPYLQQPIKFGAHLVIHSATKLIDGQGRVLGGVTVGNAELIQKIYLFSRNTGPALSPFNAWILSKSLETLPVRVEKHCDNALKIAEFLENHDKVNFVKYPFLKSHPQHELAKKQMKFGGSIVAFEIKGGIDAGRNFLNSIKLLSLSANLGDTRSIVTHPASTTHAKLSEEDRLKTGISGGLIRVSVGLEHVEDIINDLKQALK from the coding sequence ATGCATAATAAAACAAGAGCCAAAAATCATATAGAAACAGAAGCAATCCGCACTCAAATAGAGCGCACACAGTTTTTAGAACATTCTAACCCTTTGTATCTAACATCGAGTTATATTTTTGAAGATGCTGAAGATATGCGCGCCTCTTTTGCAGACGAAAAAGAGCGTAATATCTATAGTCGATATAGCAATCCTAACAGCTCTGAATTTGTCGAAAAAATATGCCAAATGGAAGGTGCCGAACGTGGCTATGCATTTGCAACTGTTATGTCTGCTGTGTTTTCAACATTTGCTGCACTCTTGGATTCAGGTGATCATATTGTGTCTTGCCAAAGTATTTTTGGTTCTACTCAGACTTTGTTTAATAACATTCTTCCTAAGTGGAATATTTCAACAAGTTACTTTAGAATCAATGAAATTGAACGTATTGAAAGTTTAATTCAGCCTAACACAAAAATTCTTTATGCTGAGAGCCCAACAAACCCAGCTGTTGATATACTAGATTTAGAACTTTTAGGAGATATTGCTAAAAAACATAATCTCATTTTTATTGTAGATAATTGCTTTGCAACTCCCTATTTACAACAACCCATTAAGTTTGGTGCGCATCTGGTCATTCATTCAGCAACAAAACTTATTGATGGACAAGGTAGAGTTCTTGGTGGCGTAACTGTTGGTAACGCTGAGCTTATTCAAAAAATCTATTTGTTTTCAAGAAATACTGGTCCGGCGCTTTCACCTTTCAATGCTTGGATTTTATCAAAAAGCCTAGAAACCTTGCCTGTAAGAGTAGAAAAACATTGTGATAACGCATTGAAAATAGCTGAGTTTTTAGAAAATCATGACAAGGTAAACTTTGTAAAATATCCCTTTCTGAAATCTCATCCTCAACATGAATTAGCAAAAAAACAAATGAAATTCGGTGGTAGTATTGTCGCTTTTGAAATAAAGGGAGGCATTGATGCTGGTAGAAACTTTTTAAACAGTATAAAACTCTTATCGCTATCTGCTAATTTAGGAGATACAAGGAGTATTGTTACTCATCCTGCATCAACAACGCATGCTAAGTTATCCGAGGAAGATCGCCTAAAAACAGGTATTTCAGGTGGATTAATACGTGTTTCTGTTGGGTTAGAACATGTCGAAGATATTATTAACGATTTAAAACAAGCTTTGAAGTAA